The following coding sequences lie in one Paraburkholderia largidicola genomic window:
- a CDS encoding aldolase, with product MAHTLNVNTSAVSRRAALDSDAVHTARIELAACFQLAAQHGLEEGVCNHFSAVVPGHDDLFFVNPYGYAFSEVTASRLLICDFDGNVIEGDGSPEATAFYIHAQLHRAMPRVKAAFHTHMPNATALCLIEGPPLLWLGQTALKFYGRTAVDEHYNGLALDTSEGDRIAEAMGDADILFLKNHGVMVAGASIAEAWDDLYYLERAAEVQLKAMQANRPLKPVPHDIAQRAYEQMRLGDKESARAHLDSGMRRLRDAGNRFEK from the coding sequence ATGGCACATACGCTCAACGTCAATACCTCCGCTGTCTCGCGCCGCGCCGCGCTCGATTCCGACGCGGTGCACACGGCCCGCATCGAACTGGCCGCGTGTTTTCAGCTTGCCGCGCAGCATGGCCTTGAAGAAGGCGTGTGCAATCATTTCTCGGCCGTCGTGCCGGGACATGACGATCTGTTCTTCGTCAATCCGTATGGCTATGCGTTTTCGGAAGTCACTGCGTCGCGCCTGCTGATCTGCGATTTCGACGGCAACGTGATCGAGGGCGACGGCAGCCCGGAAGCGACCGCGTTCTACATTCACGCGCAGTTGCATCGGGCCATGCCGCGCGTGAAGGCCGCGTTTCACACGCATATGCCGAACGCGACCGCGCTGTGCCTCATCGAAGGACCGCCGCTGTTGTGGCTCGGGCAAACGGCGTTGAAGTTCTACGGACGCACGGCCGTCGACGAGCACTACAACGGCCTCGCGCTCGATACATCCGAAGGCGACCGCATCGCGGAAGCCATGGGCGACGCGGACATCCTGTTCCTGAAGAACCACGGCGTGATGGTGGCGGGCGCGAGCATCGCCGAAGCCTGGGACGATCTGTATTACCTGGAGCGCGCCGCCGAAGTGCAACTCAAGGCGATGCAGGCCAACCGGCCGCTCAAGCCCGTGCCGCACGACATTGCGCAGCGCGCGTACGAGCAGATGCGGCTGGGCGACAAGGAAAGCGCGCGAGCGCACCTCGACAGCGGCATGCGGCGTCTGCGCGACGCGGGCAATCGCTTCGAGAAATGA
- a CDS encoding haloacid dehalogenase type II, with translation MSLDNTPRPSWLTFDCYGTLIQWDEGLLDAVTAILAGKHAAAIDPREFIAVYDGHEHALEQTPPHRSFREVAGKALRIALEEFNLRADDNDILMLTSRISAMPPFPEVTGTLRALKEAGYRLCIVSNTDDDVIAGNVAQLGGYIDRVITAQQAGAYKPNRRLFDYAHEQLGVTRDEVVHICASPHLDHAAARDIGFRCVWIDRGTGRQRLPDYTPDATLATLDQVPPLFASLGW, from the coding sequence ATGTCACTCGACAACACACCGCGCCCGTCGTGGCTGACCTTCGACTGCTACGGCACGCTGATTCAATGGGACGAAGGGCTGCTGGACGCCGTCACGGCGATCCTCGCCGGCAAGCACGCCGCCGCCATCGATCCGCGCGAGTTCATCGCGGTCTACGACGGGCACGAGCACGCGCTCGAACAGACGCCGCCGCACCGTTCGTTCCGTGAAGTCGCGGGCAAGGCGCTGCGCATCGCGCTGGAGGAATTCAATCTGCGCGCCGACGACAACGACATCCTCATGCTGACCAGCCGCATCTCCGCGATGCCGCCCTTCCCTGAAGTGACGGGCACGCTGCGCGCGCTGAAGGAAGCGGGCTACCGGCTGTGCATTGTGTCGAATACCGACGACGACGTGATCGCCGGCAATGTCGCGCAACTGGGCGGCTATATCGACCGCGTGATCACCGCGCAGCAGGCAGGCGCGTACAAACCCAACCGGCGGCTTTTCGACTATGCTCACGAACAGCTAGGCGTCACGCGCGACGAGGTCGTGCATATCTGCGCGAGCCCGCATCTGGATCACGCGGCGGCGCGCGATATCGGCTTTCGCTGCGTGTGGATCGACCGTGGCACGGGCCGCCAGCGGCTGCCCGACTACACGCCCGACGCCACGCTCGCGACGCTCGACCAGGTGCCGCCGCTGTTCGCGTCGCTTGGCTGGTAA
- a CDS encoding LysR family transcriptional regulator, with translation MLDLELLKTLVCVVDEGSFTRAGDRVHRTQSTVSQQVRRLEELVGRTLLMRDRTGNQVTATEHGELLTQYARRLIALSQEAQDALASDVWRTPIRIGVPEDFDARRMASILSGFVKARPEARLETVAGMSADLYRKLSGGEIEIALVKREPGSGPSLASWPESLVWVRGRMIEVPPEDGEPIPLALFPQGCVYRKRAIRSLDHTQRSWRVAFGSHSLTGIQAAVASGLGITVLPTTAVLPEHSVCFDLPRLPPTELALIGAGGAMNAVQSALVDFLREAVSV, from the coding sequence ATGCTCGATCTCGAACTTCTGAAGACGCTGGTGTGCGTCGTCGACGAAGGCAGCTTCACACGGGCCGGCGACCGTGTGCACCGCACGCAGTCGACGGTCAGCCAGCAGGTGCGGCGCCTCGAAGAACTGGTCGGCCGTACGCTGCTGATGCGCGACCGCACGGGCAACCAGGTGACGGCGACAGAGCACGGCGAACTGCTGACGCAATATGCACGCCGCCTGATCGCGCTGTCGCAGGAGGCACAGGACGCGCTCGCGAGCGACGTCTGGCGCACGCCGATCCGCATCGGCGTGCCGGAAGACTTCGACGCCAGGCGCATGGCGTCGATCCTGTCGGGCTTCGTCAAGGCGCGGCCCGAGGCGCGGCTCGAAACGGTCGCGGGCATGAGCGCCGATCTGTACCGCAAGCTGTCGGGCGGGGAAATCGAGATTGCGCTCGTCAAACGCGAGCCGGGCAGCGGACCGAGTCTCGCGTCGTGGCCCGAATCGCTGGTGTGGGTGCGCGGGCGCATGATCGAAGTGCCACCCGAAGATGGCGAGCCGATTCCGCTGGCGCTGTTTCCGCAAGGCTGCGTGTACCGCAAGCGCGCGATCCGCAGTCTCGATCATACGCAGCGAAGCTGGCGCGTCGCGTTCGGCAGCCACAGCCTGACGGGCATTCAGGCCGCTGTCGCTTCCGGCCTCGGCATCACCGTGCTGCCGACCACGGCCGTGCTGCCCGAGCATAGCGTGTGCTTCGACCTGCCGCGTCTGCCGCCCACTGAACTCGCGCTCATCGGCGCGGGCGGCGCGATGAACGCAGTGCAATCGGCGCTGGTGGATTTCCTGCGCGAGGCGGTGTCGGTCTAG
- a CDS encoding ATP-binding protein, with translation MNTIRNRCLRLCWVLCAMLALASVDAAAQAQSRLHKPASLTVGVPEGGWPPLLIVDNGQLSGAAFDILKSVLDPSAQLRVRVFPDYASLSAAACAGSVDIVLAVQKPIEARRCLILSEPYYDADFVVIGRASDAARDGEPPRLAGRRIAAEAGSYIEQVSHERYPDSVFVRAHGPQEGLREVLRKEADVYITLLPVADYMLSQPEFAGLAELNRYRETESGVRFGFPRAQQALRDSVDARLNTLPEYARQRILSNWMTTGPIQQESSAPFHLSDEERAWLRSLPPLRVGVDSGLPPYSYVDDSGQTHGMAQDYLRYLANRLGISFVRQPEPGFAATVDALQAGTLDLVAVAILHDPALRGTPVSRPYATFPVVAVGRNDAPALGQLRDLNGKRVAVTDGGGLRWLVTGASPQASIVVVPDVGAGMNAVVEGKADAYVDDLATVHYMLQRIDGDNLRIIGSAGRSLQTGFAVSPKLAVRLMPLIDRALAALSDTERLSIQNRYFGANYVLGPSWKDIALRLAPVALALLAVIAVLWRSQRALRKEARERREAELRLVDVTSQLPATAFQYRQARGGDSQVIWLSGNTVEMFGKTSAELQASPGSVIAAVHPDDRASLLAEAYNAVQTLAPVSRELRVQRRGAFRWTWLHAVPQRDEHGNLVWTGYWSDAEEQHQHAVALAEARDAAQQASRAKSEFLAAMSHEIRTPMSAVLGLIELLAHSNLRPDQAVKVKLISQAAESLLQILNDILDYSKIEAGKIALERAPVDIRDLCTSTFALFFWRAQEKRLKLALCIDAAIAPVVWSDGVRLRQILFNLLSNAIKFTSEGSIRLDVELADESDEGNEGDGKQTIVWRVSDTGIGISADQRARLFQPFVQAEASTTRRFGGTGLGLTISRRLVAMLGGTIDMQGEVGRGTQVEFRVPLDVNQREFQSYPLAGITVGVRVRDPLVLHSLTQVLRTFGGTVAMVDPNTPLTPDVLPAECRLIIDDQLTAQSPSTTELPAQAPKAAVRAKVGSVPVVPTTATTKSSGYDCIGDVCYLCVYPVTFGGVAAVCNDALHGNAELGLESAASALTPVAPRSRADALRDHALILIAEDNGINRHLLRQQLELLGCTCDTVEDGVQALKAMASADYALLITDCHMPEMDGYTLATRVRERTDDARRMPIIGLTASVGREERDECLAAGMNECLYKPAKLSDLLACISQFGPQCLHGQHAPAQHVDAARAAPHAPVSAAAKEDHALPDLDWDAINQNFGSTGRDEKLIEIIVQTMTTDADELEGMLDEAEPAVLRQWIHRVDGAASVLRYEPLKQALQTFRASVLTGDRALYVASGEQMLHRLRQITDHVARQV, from the coding sequence ATGAACACCATCCGCAATCGCTGCCTCAGGCTGTGCTGGGTGTTATGCGCGATGCTTGCGTTGGCATCGGTCGATGCCGCCGCGCAGGCGCAATCCCGTTTGCATAAACCTGCAAGCCTCACCGTGGGCGTTCCTGAAGGCGGCTGGCCGCCGCTTCTGATCGTCGACAACGGTCAACTGTCCGGCGCGGCGTTCGATATCCTCAAATCGGTGCTCGACCCCTCCGCGCAACTGCGGGTCCGGGTGTTTCCCGACTACGCGTCGTTGAGCGCTGCAGCCTGCGCCGGCTCCGTCGACATCGTGCTCGCCGTGCAGAAGCCGATCGAGGCGAGGCGCTGCCTGATCCTGTCCGAGCCCTACTACGACGCCGATTTCGTCGTGATCGGGCGAGCCTCGGATGCCGCCCGCGACGGCGAGCCGCCGCGCCTCGCCGGCAGGCGCATTGCTGCGGAGGCGGGCTCGTACATCGAGCAGGTATCGCACGAGCGCTACCCCGACTCGGTATTCGTGCGGGCACACGGTCCACAGGAGGGCTTGCGCGAGGTGCTGCGCAAGGAGGCAGATGTCTACATCACGTTGCTGCCCGTCGCCGACTACATGCTGTCGCAGCCGGAGTTCGCCGGGCTGGCGGAACTGAACCGCTATCGCGAAACGGAAAGCGGCGTCCGCTTCGGCTTTCCACGCGCGCAACAGGCATTGCGCGACAGTGTCGACGCAAGGCTGAACACGCTGCCCGAGTATGCCCGGCAGCGCATCCTGAGCAACTGGATGACGACCGGGCCGATTCAACAGGAGTCGTCCGCGCCGTTTCATCTGAGCGACGAGGAGCGCGCATGGCTGCGCTCGCTGCCGCCGTTGCGCGTGGGCGTGGACAGCGGGCTGCCGCCGTACAGCTATGTCGACGACAGCGGGCAGACGCATGGCATGGCGCAGGACTATCTGCGCTATCTGGCAAACCGGCTGGGGATCAGTTTCGTACGCCAGCCCGAGCCGGGCTTCGCCGCCACCGTGGATGCGCTGCAGGCGGGAACGCTCGATCTGGTCGCCGTCGCGATTCTTCATGATCCCGCGTTGCGTGGCACGCCGGTGTCGCGCCCCTACGCGACGTTCCCGGTGGTTGCCGTCGGCCGTAACGATGCCCCTGCGCTTGGCCAGTTACGCGATCTGAACGGCAAGCGCGTCGCCGTCACCGACGGCGGCGGCCTGCGCTGGCTGGTGACGGGTGCATCGCCGCAGGCAAGCATCGTCGTCGTGCCGGATGTCGGGGCGGGCATGAACGCGGTCGTCGAAGGCAAGGCCGATGCCTACGTGGACGATCTGGCCACGGTGCATTACATGCTGCAGCGCATAGATGGCGACAATCTGCGCATCATCGGCTCCGCAGGCCGTTCTCTGCAGACGGGCTTTGCCGTTTCGCCGAAGCTGGCTGTGAGGCTCATGCCGCTCATCGACCGGGCGCTGGCGGCGTTGTCGGACACCGAGCGGCTTTCGATCCAGAACCGCTACTTCGGCGCGAACTACGTGCTCGGTCCGTCGTGGAAAGACATCGCGCTGAGGTTGGCACCCGTGGCGCTCGCGCTGCTGGCCGTGATCGCGGTGCTATGGCGCTCGCAGCGAGCGCTGCGCAAGGAGGCACGGGAACGCCGCGAAGCCGAGTTGCGGCTGGTCGACGTGACCAGTCAGTTGCCCGCCACAGCGTTTCAGTATCGACAGGCCAGGGGCGGCGACTCCCAGGTGATCTGGCTGAGCGGCAATACCGTCGAGATGTTCGGCAAGACCAGCGCCGAGCTGCAGGCCAGCCCGGGCTCGGTGATCGCCGCCGTTCATCCCGACGATCGCGCCTCGCTGCTGGCCGAGGCGTACAACGCCGTTCAGACGCTGGCGCCCGTGAGCCGCGAACTCCGCGTGCAGCGCCGCGGCGCCTTCAGGTGGACCTGGCTGCACGCCGTGCCGCAGCGGGACGAGCACGGCAATCTCGTCTGGACGGGCTACTGGAGCGACGCCGAAGAGCAGCATCAGCATGCCGTGGCGCTTGCCGAGGCGCGCGATGCGGCGCAGCAGGCGTCGCGCGCGAAGAGCGAGTTTCTCGCGGCGATGAGCCATGAAATACGCACGCCGATGAGCGCGGTGCTGGGCCTGATCGAACTGCTCGCGCACAGCAATCTGCGCCCCGACCAGGCGGTCAAGGTGAAACTGATCTCGCAGGCCGCCGAATCGCTGCTGCAGATCCTCAACGACATTCTGGACTACTCGAAGATCGAGGCCGGCAAGATCGCGCTGGAGCGGGCACCCGTCGATATCCGCGATCTGTGCACGAGCACGTTCGCGCTGTTTTTCTGGCGCGCGCAGGAGAAGCGCCTGAAGCTGGCGTTGTGCATCGACGCGGCGATCGCGCCCGTGGTGTGGAGCGACGGCGTGCGGCTGCGGCAGATCCTCTTCAACCTGCTCAGCAACGCGATCAAGTTCACCTCGGAGGGCAGCATCCGGCTCGACGTCGAACTCGCGGACGAGTCTGACGAAGGCAACGAAGGCGACGGCAAGCAAACCATTGTCTGGCGCGTGAGCGACACGGGAATCGGCATCAGCGCGGATCAGCGGGCGCGGCTCTTTCAGCCGTTCGTGCAGGCCGAAGCCTCGACGACGCGGCGGTTTGGCGGCACGGGGCTGGGATTGACCATCTCGCGGCGCCTCGTCGCGATGCTGGGCGGCACCATCGACATGCAAGGCGAAGTCGGGCGCGGCACGCAGGTGGAGTTCCGCGTGCCGCTGGACGTGAACCAGCGCGAGTTTCAGAGCTATCCGCTGGCCGGCATCACCGTTGGTGTTCGGGTCCGCGACCCCTTGGTGCTGCACAGCCTGACGCAAGTGTTGCGCACCTTCGGCGGCACGGTGGCGATGGTCGATCCCAACACGCCGCTTACCCCGGACGTGTTGCCTGCGGAGTGCCGGCTGATCATCGACGACCAGTTGACCGCGCAGAGTCCGTCGACGACGGAGTTACCTGCGCAAGCGCCCAAGGCCGCCGTTCGAGCGAAGGTAGGAAGCGTCCCCGTCGTTCCCACGACCGCGACCACGAAATCCAGCGGGTATGACTGCATCGGGGACGTCTGCTATCTGTGCGTTTATCCCGTCACGTTCGGGGGCGTGGCGGCCGTGTGCAACGACGCCCTGCACGGCAACGCCGAACTGGGGCTGGAGTCCGCGGCATCAGCGCTCACACCCGTTGCGCCGCGCAGCCGCGCCGATGCCCTGCGCGATCACGCGCTGATCCTGATCGCCGAAGACAATGGGATCAACCGGCATCTGCTGCGGCAGCAACTGGAATTGCTCGGCTGCACGTGCGACACCGTCGAAGACGGCGTGCAGGCGTTGAAGGCGATGGCGTCGGCGGACTATGCGCTGCTGATCACCGACTGTCACATGCCCGAGATGGACGGCTACACACTGGCCACTCGCGTGCGCGAGCGGACGGACGACGCACGCCGCATGCCGATCATCGGACTGACGGCGAGCGTGGGACGGGAAGAGCGCGACGAGTGTCTTGCCGCGGGCATGAACGAATGCCTGTACAAGCCGGCCAAGCTCAGCGATCTGCTCGCGTGCATCAGCCAGTTCGGGCCGCAGTGCTTGCACGGTCAACACGCGCCCGCGCAGCATGTAGACGCTGCGCGCGCCGCGCCGCACGCGCCCGTTTCCGCAGCCGCGAAGGAAGATCACGCGCTGCCCGATCTCGACTGGGACGCGATCAATCAGAATTTCGGCAGCACCGGGCGCGACGAGAAGCTGATCGAAATCATCGTCCAGACCATGACGACCGATGCCGACGAACTCGAAGGCATGCTCGACGAGGCCGAGCCGGCCGTGTTGCGGCAGTGGATTCATCGCGTCGACGGCGCGGCTTCCGTGCTCAGGTACGAGCCGTTGAAGCAGGCGCTGCAGACGTTCCGCGCGAGCGTGCTGACGGGCGACCGGGCGCTCTACGTCGCGTCGGGCGAACAGATGCTGCACAGGCTGCGGCAGATCACCGATCACGTCGCGCGCCAGGTGTAG
- the pdxA gene encoding 4-hydroxythreonine-4-phosphate dehydrogenase PdxA: MSNYLPVIGITMGDAAGVGAEVVVKSLAHASVYAQCRPLVIGDAKRLERANQIVGGTMKIRRIEDATDARYEQGTIDCIDLGLIPDDLPFGELSALAGDAAYQYIKRAVELAQAGKIDAICTAPLNKEALHAGGHKYPGHTEMLAHLTGVDEVSMMLVAPQLRVIHVTTHIGIIDAIRKIEPGLVQRTIERGNATLVKAGIEHPRIGVCGINPHAGENGLFGYGEEEEKIIPAVKLLQERGLDVTGPLPADTLFFRAGRGDFDLVVAMYHDQGHGPVKVLGLEAGVNVTVGLEVIRTSVDHGTAFDIAGKGVVDEGSMLEALRQGAELATRR, encoded by the coding sequence ATGAGCAACTACCTTCCCGTAATCGGCATCACGATGGGCGATGCAGCAGGCGTCGGCGCAGAAGTCGTCGTCAAGAGCCTCGCGCATGCGTCGGTCTACGCGCAATGCCGTCCGCTCGTGATCGGCGACGCGAAGCGCCTCGAGCGCGCGAACCAGATCGTCGGCGGGACGATGAAGATTCGCCGCATCGAGGACGCAACCGATGCGCGTTACGAGCAGGGCACGATCGACTGCATCGACCTCGGCCTGATTCCCGACGACCTGCCGTTCGGCGAGTTGTCGGCACTGGCGGGCGATGCCGCGTATCAGTACATCAAGCGCGCCGTCGAACTCGCGCAGGCGGGCAAGATCGATGCGATCTGCACGGCGCCGCTGAACAAGGAAGCGCTGCATGCGGGCGGCCACAAGTATCCGGGCCACACGGAAATGCTCGCGCATCTGACGGGCGTCGACGAAGTGTCGATGATGCTCGTCGCGCCGCAACTGCGCGTGATTCACGTGACGACGCACATCGGCATCATCGACGCGATCCGCAAGATCGAGCCGGGCCTCGTGCAACGGACCATCGAACGCGGCAACGCGACGCTCGTCAAGGCAGGCATCGAGCATCCGCGCATCGGCGTGTGCGGGATCAATCCGCACGCGGGCGAAAACGGCCTGTTCGGCTACGGCGAAGAAGAAGAGAAGATCATTCCCGCCGTGAAGCTGCTGCAGGAACGCGGCCTCGACGTCACGGGCCCGCTGCCCGCCGACACGCTGTTCTTCCGCGCCGGCCGCGGCGACTTCGATCTGGTGGTGGCGATGTATCACGATCAGGGTCACGGCCCGGTCAAGGTGCTCGGCCTCGAAGCGGGCGTCAACGTGACAGTGGGCCTGGAAGTGATCCGCACGTCGGTCGATCACGGCACCGCGTTCGATATCGCGGGCAAGGGCGTGGTCGACGAAGGCAGCATGCTCGAAGCGCTGCGTCAGGGCGCGGAACTGGCGACGCGCCGCTGA
- a CDS encoding DeoR/GlpR family DNA-binding transcription regulator yields MGAGGWCKIEPHSRTHADVKKTTDRHQAILDLVRTRDANVEALCAALGVSEATIRRDLTALAKQKRLVRTYGGATALVGVHEPEASLEERKSAQREQKEAIAQAAASHVRDGDTVLLDGGTTCAQLAWHLSTREDLHVVTNNLLAVTALANAPGVRLTLIGGELRGSSMSTLGPLAELILSRLTVDRAFLGADGVVAGFGLCEASAQQAYLKECIVSRAAEIIVLADADKLGRARQQHWTPLQRDWRLITSALADEALLAPFRALDEVIVELA; encoded by the coding sequence ATGGGCGCAGGGGGCTGGTGTAAGATCGAGCCCCATTCCCGGACTCACGCAGACGTGAAAAAAACGACCGACCGTCATCAGGCGATTCTCGATCTCGTGCGCACGCGCGACGCCAATGTCGAGGCGCTGTGCGCCGCGCTGGGCGTATCGGAAGCGACGATCCGCCGCGACCTGACTGCGCTCGCCAAGCAGAAGCGCCTCGTGCGCACCTATGGCGGCGCGACCGCGCTGGTCGGCGTGCACGAGCCGGAAGCGTCGCTCGAAGAACGCAAGTCGGCGCAGCGCGAGCAAAAGGAAGCCATCGCGCAGGCGGCCGCCTCGCACGTGCGCGACGGCGACACGGTGTTGCTCGACGGCGGCACGACCTGCGCGCAGCTCGCGTGGCATCTGTCGACGCGCGAAGACCTGCATGTGGTCACCAACAATCTGCTCGCGGTCACGGCGCTCGCCAACGCGCCCGGCGTGCGGCTCACGCTGATCGGCGGCGAGCTGCGCGGCTCCAGCATGAGCACGCTCGGGCCGCTCGCGGAACTCATCCTCAGCCGTCTGACCGTCGACCGCGCGTTTCTCGGCGCGGACGGCGTGGTGGCCGGGTTCGGCCTGTGCGAAGCGTCGGCGCAGCAGGCGTATCTGAAGGAGTGCATCGTGTCGCGCGCCGCCGAAATCATCGTGCTCGCCGATGCCGACAAGCTGGGCCGCGCGCGCCAGCAACACTGGACGCCGCTGCAACGCGACTGGCGGCTCATCACCTCGGCACTCGCCGACGAGGCGCTGCTCGCGCCGTTTCGCGCACTCGATGAAGTGATCGTCGAACTGGCCTGA
- a CDS encoding LLM class flavin-dependent oxidoreductase: MTRSRQLHLGAFMRPVSLHTGAWRFPGAYPDANFNIAHLKRFVQTLERACFDAFFMADHLAVLNMPPAALRRSHTVTSFEPLTLLAALSSVTERIGLIATSSTTFDEPYHVARRFASLDHLSGGRAGWNLVTTSNPDAALNFGLEAHVEHGERYHRAREFYDVVTGLWDSWADDAFVRDVESGVFVDTGRMHVLGHKGEHLSVRGPLNIARPVQGWPVVVQAGSSEAGRQIAAETADAVFTAPPSLEEGKRFYADVKSRVERAGRDPDHLKILPGAFVVVGDTVDEAREKRALLDTFVHYDSGIASLSIALGHDVSQLDPDSLLPEIPESNASKSSRQRVVDWARRDQLTIRQLAQRIGGYSGLEMVGTPATIADQMEQWLTERGSDGFNVMFPYLPGGLDDFADKVVPELQRRGIFRRAYEGTTLRDHLGLPRPENRFFARRSGD, translated from the coding sequence ATGACCCGGTCCCGTCAGTTGCATCTCGGCGCTTTCATGCGCCCCGTCAGCCTGCATACGGGCGCGTGGCGCTTTCCCGGCGCGTACCCCGACGCAAACTTCAACATCGCGCATCTGAAACGCTTCGTGCAGACACTCGAACGCGCGTGCTTCGACGCGTTCTTCATGGCCGATCATCTGGCCGTGCTCAACATGCCGCCCGCCGCGCTCCGGCGCAGCCACACGGTGACATCGTTCGAGCCCCTGACGCTGCTCGCCGCGCTGTCGTCGGTGACGGAGCGCATCGGGCTGATCGCGACTTCGTCGACGACGTTCGACGAGCCGTATCACGTCGCGCGCCGCTTCGCTTCGCTCGATCATCTGAGCGGCGGGCGCGCCGGCTGGAATCTCGTGACCACATCGAATCCCGATGCGGCGCTGAACTTCGGACTCGAAGCCCATGTCGAGCACGGCGAGCGCTATCATCGCGCACGCGAGTTTTACGACGTCGTCACGGGCCTGTGGGATAGCTGGGCCGACGACGCGTTTGTTCGCGACGTCGAAAGCGGCGTGTTTGTCGACACCGGGCGGATGCATGTGCTCGGCCACAAGGGTGAGCATCTGTCGGTGCGCGGGCCGCTGAATATCGCGCGGCCTGTCCAGGGCTGGCCCGTGGTCGTGCAGGCGGGATCGTCGGAAGCGGGACGCCAGATCGCCGCCGAAACGGCCGACGCCGTGTTCACCGCACCGCCCTCGCTGGAAGAAGGCAAACGCTTCTACGCCGATGTGAAAAGCCGCGTCGAGCGCGCAGGCCGCGACCCGGATCATCTGAAGATTCTGCCGGGCGCGTTCGTCGTAGTCGGCGATACCGTCGATGAAGCACGCGAAAAGCGCGCGCTACTCGATACCTTCGTGCACTACGACAGCGGCATCGCGTCGCTGTCGATCGCGCTCGGCCATGACGTGTCGCAACTCGACCCGGATTCGCTGCTGCCCGAGATTCCCGAAAGCAACGCCAGCAAGAGTTCGCGGCAACGCGTCGTCGATTGGGCGCGCCGGGACCAGTTGACGATCCGCCAGCTTGCGCAGCGGATCGGCGGCTATTCGGGGCTGGAAATGGTCGGCACGCCCGCGACGATCGCCGATCAGATGGAACAATGGCTGACCGAGCGCGGCTCGGACGGATTCAATGTGATGTTTCCGTATCTGCCAGGCGGCCTCGACGATTTCGCCGATAAGGTCGTGCCAGAACTGCAACGGCGCGGCATTTTCCGGCGCGCATACGAAGGCACGACGTTGCGCGATCATCTTGGCTTGCCGCGACCGGAAAACCGTTTCTTCGCGCGGCGCAGCGGCGACTAG
- a CDS encoding cysteine synthase A, whose product MRVRKGFIGCIGDTPLIRLAALSAETGCEILGKAEFMNPGGSVKDRAALYIIQDAERRGALKPGGTVVEGTAGNTGIGLAHICAARGYRCVIVIPDTQSPAKMELLRVLGAEVRPVPAAPYKDPNNYQKIAGRLAQELDNAIWANQFDNVVNRQAHYETTGPEIWRDTAGTVDAFVCATGTGGTLAGVSRFLKEKNPNVRIALADPHGSGLYSYVKTGEIKVEGNSITEGIGSSRVTANLEGTAIDDAFSIDDQTCVSMVYRLLREEGLYVGGSTGINVAAAVALAREMGPGHTIVTPLCDRGELYRARLFNPEWLKDKGLVAA is encoded by the coding sequence ATGCGCGTACGCAAGGGGTTCATCGGCTGTATCGGCGACACGCCGCTCATCCGGCTCGCGGCGCTCAGCGCCGAAACCGGCTGCGAGATACTCGGCAAAGCGGAGTTCATGAATCCGGGCGGCTCGGTGAAAGACCGCGCCGCGCTCTATATCATCCAGGACGCCGAACGGCGCGGCGCACTCAAGCCGGGCGGAACGGTGGTCGAAGGCACGGCGGGCAATACGGGGATCGGACTCGCGCATATCTGCGCGGCGCGCGGTTACCGCTGCGTGATCGTGATTCCCGACACGCAGTCGCCGGCGAAAATGGAACTGCTGCGCGTGCTTGGCGCGGAGGTGCGGCCCGTGCCCGCCGCGCCATACAAGGACCCGAACAACTACCAGAAGATCGCGGGCCGTCTTGCGCAGGAGCTCGACAACGCAATCTGGGCCAATCAGTTCGACAACGTCGTCAACCGGCAGGCGCACTACGAGACCACCGGCCCTGAAATCTGGCGCGACACGGCGGGCACGGTCGACGCGTTCGTCTGCGCGACGGGCACGGGCGGCACCCTCGCGGGCGTCAGCCGCTTCCTGAAGGAAAAGAACCCGAACGTGCGGATCGCGCTCGCCGATCCGCATGGCAGCGGCCTGTACAGCTACGTCAAAACGGGCGAGATCAAGGTCGAAGGCAACTCGATCACCGAGGGCATCGGCTCCAGCCGGGTGACGGCCAACCTCGAAGGCACGGCGATCGACGACGCCTTCAGCATCGACGATCAGACCTGCGTGTCGATGGTGTATCGCCTGCTGCGCGAGGAGGGACTGTACGTGGGCGGATCGACGGGCATCAACGTGGCCGCGGCCGTCGCGCTCGCGCGGGAGATGGGGCCGGGCCATACGATCGTCACGCCGTTGTGCGATCGCGGTGAACTGTATCGCGCGCGCCTGTTCAATCCGGAATGGCTCAAGGACAAGGGGCTGGTGGCGGCGTGA